From the Triticum urartu cultivar G1812 unplaced genomic scaffold, Tu2.1 TuUngrouped_contig_6613, whole genome shotgun sequence genome, the window ATTCTACCCTGTACGTTTCCCCATTGAACTTCCCTCCACCAATTCAAAAACTGGCGGCAGCAGATGGGAGGTGGGGGTGCTACCGCTAGCCTCCCTGACAGCGAGGGACAAGCACTGCGATCCACACATGGGCCTCATCAAAGGGGAGGACCGGGGCGCTGCTCCTGCTGCTCCTATGGGGTTGAGATGAGGCTATCTTGCTTGAATTAACGAGATACGGGCATCTCGAACACCGTGCATCAAAATGCCCGTAAACGTCCAGCGCAGACTGGACACTTTGTGCCATCCAACGCCATGCATCAAATGTCCGTGGACCGGTCTGTACGTCCAAATTCTCACAAAACGGAAGCAAGCTGGGGAGGTTTGCGAGCACCCGGACAGCCGCAGGGTAGGCGTCTGACACCCATGGCCCACACAAAAAACCCACCCGAAGCCCCGCTTTTCTCACTCAGTCCCTCCCCTTTGTTTGTATCCGTGTAGTCTGAGACCCACGCCGCCACTGAACCACCCACTCCGCCGTTCAGGCCTTGCCGGACCTCTGCCGCTCTACCCGAGCGCCATCCCCAACTTTGCCTATGCCTCCCTTCCATCCCTGCTCCGGCTACCGCCGAGGTACCCTATGCCCTGCACATTGCCGTTCATGGCGGACACGGTGCCCGTCAAGTGTTCGGCCGAATGCCATAGCCAAATTTATTGACATTTTTATTGTTTACTTTGAAGCAAAACACTATGCATTCGGCCGCAGAGTACTTCTACGCCAAGTTCATAGATACGTCCTCGTTAGATGAGAATGAATATAAGGATGAAACGACGATGATGTACGCGGTTATTGAAGATGCCCAACGTGCGGAGATAGATCAAGGGACATCAAGTGATGAATCGGAATAGGGCACGGGGGGCATATGATGCTGGTGGACGACTACTTTGTCCCCGACGCGCTATTTGAGTCCTATTTTCGTCGTCAATTCCAGATGAGCTGAACTGTGTTCGATCACCTCTACAACGGTGTCCGGGCCTATGATGACTACTTCATCTTGAAGAAGGATGCCGTTGGAAAGATTGGATTATCTGGTTACCGAAAGTGCATGGCTGCATTGAGGATGCTTGCCTATGGCATGGCCGCGGATTCGTGGGACAAGTACCTCCGGATGTCCAAAAGCACATGCCTCGAGTGATGGTCAGATTTGCTACTATGGTGGTCAAGATGTTTGGACCGAAGTACATGGGAGAATGAACTGCCGAAGACACCGCACGACTCATGGGACTGTCAGAAGCAAGAAGGTGACCAGGTATGCTCGGATTTCCGGATTCCATGCACTGGCTATGGACAAATTGCCCATATGCTCTACAGAGGCAATGTCAAGGCCATTGTAAGAAGCCCACCATCATTCTTGAAGCACGTGCATCACAAGACCTCTAGATTTGGCACTCTTTATTTGGGATGCCTGggtctcacaatgacatcaacttGTTGCAGCGGCCTCCATTGCTTGCAAGGTTGTGAGGGAGAAGCTCCTCCGTGCAACTATACCATCTTTGTGATGATAGATATCCTTCATGGGCGACTTTCGTCAAGACCATCTCTGATCCAAGGGGTGAGAAAGATCTCACTTTGCCCAAAAGACAAGGAGCTAGAAAGGATGTGGAGAGGACATTTGGAGTGCTCCAAGCCCGTTTTGCGGTTCTTCGAGGACCTGCAAAAGTATGGGATCCAAAGATGTTGTGGGAGGTGGTCATAGcgtgtgtgatcatgcacaacatgattgCAGAGGATGAGTGCGACGAAGTTTGCCAGTCTAGAATTTGAGGAAATGAGTCTTGACCAATGTTGACTTCTCATGCGGATACAAGTTCAAATTGATATAGTTCCACACACCCTAGTTCTAGAATCTAGATGCTTGGTCACAGCAATGGATCAAGAGTTACCTGGTTTTATCTTAAATTTGACGACATTTGGTTGCCTCACTGATATAAATTTTATAGGATACTCTGTGCAATGCCTATGCCGATCAATTGCTGAAAACAGCTGCAAACAAGGAAACGAAAGTACACGATATATCAAATGAAGGGAAAATTACTATCATGCACTTGAGTATGACAAAATCGAGAAGATAAACAAAGTAATGGAATGTCATAAAAATGATTTAGAAAGTTCAAGTTGGACACATCTAAACCACTGCTGTCATTACTCCTCATCACGATGGAAACCCTCATATTGCATAGGTTAGCGTTGAGCTAAATTACTACTTTACTACAGCAATGAAAAAGCCATTAGTCGAAAACAAGTGTAGTGTTATACTATATCAATAAAACAACTCGCACATTGTATAGGAACAGGGATACTAAATTTCCAAGAAATATATAGCCTACCCAGGCCTTCTGCGAAGTAGGAGGGGTTAAACTTACACCTCAACCCAACCTCATGCAGGGGCTAAGCTTGCATTTTAGCAACAGTGCTTAGCACCCACTACTCTCTCCTTAGCTGGAACCCACAAAAGAAATATTGCAGCCTGCTGACCCACCTTCCCGATTTGAATCGCCTGCCACTGCTTCTCTCAGCGCCGATCTCATCAAATTAAATTGAACTAAAAATTTAATACCGCACCACTCTTTTCCTTCATGCCAACCGCACCTACTCTCACATTTCTCTTTCCTCAGATCACCAGCAACCACCCCTCTCAATGGCAATGTAGCTGCATCTTCACTCTCCCAACTAATATGCAAAATCATCACCAAGTTACCAACATGCAAACAGCCAATCATCTCCCAGGCCAACAGGACCTCTGACCATCAGTGCAGTGCATAGTATCTATTTGCAGTAATAATGTCATAACAAGTGAGAAAAAACATAGCGGCTCCATTTTCAAGTATAACCAATATGTGGAAGTCAGATGTTAATACTAACATTCTAAGTAGAAAAAAAATTTATAAGATGCTGCTCtgcagtactccctccatttttgtatacaaggccacttCGTTTTTCGTGTCAAATGTTGACTTATAATTTTGGTCAACAAAATATGAACTAAATGTCATAAAAAATATATCATCGGAAAGTTCTTTGAAATGTGCATCCAATGAAATACTTTTTATGGCATATAACTCACTTTTTGTTGGTAAAATTAGTGGTCAAAGTTAAGACATAAAAGTATGAAATGGCCTTGTATAAGGGAATGAGGGGGTATTTTTTGCGATAACTCTGCACATCTAATCTCTGTTTTGTTGTTATTTATTCAAAGATGATAGAAGCTATACACATTACATGCCACAAATAGCAGGATATACAATGTCCTGCTCAGAGTTTTGAAGAATCATTGGTTCAATGAAAGACTTAAAGTAAGCCCAACGCAACAATATCAAATGTTTACACATTCCAGTTAATAATGTATTAACATGTGCTTCATGTTCAATTTTCTACAGAGGCCATATTGATTGCTTGACAAAAGCGAAAAAGAGGTTGGTGACTCGAGTAAAAGCACGTGAACACTTGCAGGATATTATGGTATGACACTCAAGCCAGAAAACTAGCCAAACTGGAACTACTGTATAACATATATTCAAACAAGCTGTAGAACAAACCTTCTCATCATAACGAAAAATTGACAGATCAAAGTATGGTGAAGGACTTTGTGATTGGCAAGTGTAAGGCAATGACGCCATCATCTTTTTCACAAACTGCTAAACAGAAAACAAGTAGCAAACTAGCAATCATCAAAAGGTTCATCATTACATAACAAAAGAGGTAAATTGTTCACAAATCAGATGCCTTAAGAGTACACAAATGAGAAATATGTAGTAAGTATAGTTATTATCAAGAAATAAGCCATCAGCAACAAGTGACCGTTTCACACCTTTAGTTTTTTTCATCTGAAAGGTATGGGTTTCTAACATTTTTCACAAGCATACCACCTCATCTGGAACTTCATGTAAGTTGGTATATAAAACTGAAAAGGCATGACAACCACCAGAAAATAAGCTTAAAGCTAAAAAAAAGTTTGCTTTTTCTTAGTTGATTCACTGAAACCTGAAACAAATTGGAATTCTAGTACTACTAGAACTGACGCATGCTCAGGAAGCTAACCTGCAAGGATACAACTCATTTTAGCCCTACATTATTTGTAATTCTCCACATTATATCCAAGAAAATCTCTTTGTATTATGCAATTTATTCTGAACATAAATATCCAAGAAAACTGTTTTTTATATTGTATGTTATGTATGTTATATCCAAGAAAACCTCTTTTCCTAAAACAATTGTGGAAATTGTGCATGCTATTACAGTATTACTAGAATACGTTGAACCATTTCAGTACAGTCGACAATCAGTGCATCATCCTTGGAAATAAGGAGACCATTAGCGCCGCGACATGCACAAATCCTCACATCTTGTCGAGGCATTTAAATGGAACAGATCAATAGAATGGTTTACAAAAAATGCATCATATATTCATATGACTTGCGTTATCAACATTACCTGTGAGGGGCTGCTTGCTTTACTTTTAATGGTGCGGAGTTGATCAAGAGCATGAACACTATTGGGATTGGACGAGATAAATTTCTCATGCAAAGAATTTTGAGGATTTGCATGGAAATGATCATAATAATGTTCAAACAATGAATACAGCTCCTCCGAAGAATTCTGCTGACAAACTATGTATTATGTTCAAACACAAGGGAAAATATATCAAATCACTTGAACAGCATTTCTGATGATCATGGATACCTGATAGAGTGACACAATCTCGGTCGTCTCCATGTTGTACACAGCAAAGAATGCTAGGTTTTGATCAGTGCTTCGAGTAACCTAAAGAAATATATTAGAGCATCTGCAATTAGATGGTGACAAGATGCGAATAAAATACTGGTAAGATGTCAGGAGAAAATAGATTTACCCTTCCATTGACACTACCAAACTTGATAAATAGGTGATGGCGATCCAAAAACTGTACCTGTTCCACTATCATGTTATAAACACCTCTTGCAAAAATTCTTTAGCAGAAAACAATGTGTTCAGTGAACAACATAGTCCCTGTAAATACTTAGGTTACTGATAGCTAGCTAAAATGAACAACAAAAACTGTAAGTGAAGAATTTAAATTTTTTAATCTAACAGAAAAATGAAGGGATGAAGTAGGAGAAAAAAATCTCACATAGAAGACTGCAGAGAAGGCATAAGACTTACAAAGTAAACCAGCCAAAACCAGGAACAAAAAGGAGACAAAACCTAGGCTAGCCAATACTTAAGAATAACGAGAAGAGAGAAGAAAGAAAGAACCAAGgcaaaagaaaaacagagcaaaatCCTACTGCTATTGTGATTCATTTAAGCTAGTCTTGAAAGTATTTATAGGTACCTTCCATATGATAAGATCCACATAGTCTTGAAAGTGAAAATAAAATTTCTTCTTCAGGTGCTGGACCCTCTGCAAATAAAAATTACCATTTCAAACaagtagagataaaacatttttcCTTCACAACAAAGACCACACCGACCAAGAAAGAAGGGGGCGTAAGCAATTAAGCATAAGTTTGTTTTAAGAATTCAAAAGATGCAAGATTCACTGTAGACGATAATGACAGGGAGTGCAAATATTTTAGCAGTGAATGCAAAAAAATAGAGATGATTTTAAGCATCATAATTGACTTGAGGATTCAAAATATTGAGATCAACCTGGGAATAACCAAGCAAGTAAGAATGCAAAGCACAGATCAAGATCACATAGCAAATGAATGAATGGCGTGTAAGATAGCTAAGTATCTAACCAAAGCCTGATCAGGTTCCTCATTCCATGTCTTGCGGAAAATAAATGATAGCAACCGTTGCTTGATGCCAGGAAGAAAAGAACTCCCTTGTGCAGCCTGCAAGCATAAACTCAATTATCAGTTTCGTAGTTCACAAGTTCAATATC encodes:
- the LOC125530865 gene encoding light-mediated development protein DET1-like (The sequence of the model RefSeq protein was modified relative to this genomic sequence to represent the inferred CDS: added 230 bases not found in genome assembly) — encoded protein: LEDGAILDEKAFCNDFINLAHSIGAYLYEDLVCIVSLRYQTIHVLQIRDSGSLVEVRRIGAFCREDDELFLYSHGQAAQGSSFLPGIKQRLLSFIFRKTWNEEPDQALRVQHLKKKFYFHFQDYVDLIIWKVQFLDRHHLFIKFGSVNGRVTRSTDQNLAFFAVYNMETTEIVSLYQNSSEELYSLFEHYYDHFHANPQNSLHEKFISSNPNSVHALDQLRTIKSKASSPSQFVKKMMASLPYTCQSQSPSPYFDLSIFRYDEKLFSAIDRHRHCTEYPIKFISVRQPNVVKFKIKPGNS